In the Candidatus Methylomirabilota bacterium genome, CCGAACTTGACCTGGCCGTCGAAGACGACCCAGACCTTGAGCTTGGGCTTTAGCGCGCCCCGCGTCGCCACGCTCCCGATGATAGCCCACCGATGCCGGGCAGGATACCAGGGGCAGGCCGCCAGGCCTTCGCCGTGGCGCCGATCACCGCGAGGGCAGCCGGAGCCCCGCCGGCGGCTCCCTTGTCGAAGTCGCCCTCGAGGCGACCCAGCTGGTTCGTCACGTGTGCGAAACAGACCACGGGTCGGCGGCGGGCGTGACCGAAGGCATACAGCGCGGCGGCTTCCATCTCGACCGCCACGAGGTTCCGAGCGCGGGCGGCCTGGATGGCGGCCGCCGTCTCCCGGAACGGCGCGTCGGTCGTCCACGTCGCGCCGAGGACGACCGGCAGCCGCCGAGCCGCGAGGGCTGCCTGCACGCGGTGGATGAGCCGCCGGTCGGCGTGGCTGAAGGCCGCGGGCGCCCGGTAGTGGTAACTGGTGCCCTCGTCGCGGAGGGCGCGCTCGATCAGGACGAAGTAGGGCCGCTCGCGCACCGCCAGGATCTCGCCCGCCGAGGTCACGCTGATGAGGATCCGGCACCCGGAGGCGAAGAGCTCTTCCGCCACCAGGACCGCGAACGGAGCGCCAACGGCGCCCCCCACAATGCCCATTCGCTCGCGTCCATGCCGGAAGACGTACAGGCGTGTGTGGTAGCAGGGCCAGCTCGGTTCCCGTCGCGCCCGGCCCGCCGCCACGAGATGCCGCACAACGTCTCCGTCAGGATCGAGGATGCAGACCTCCGGCACGGATCCCGCCCGGAGCCCCTTCTCGCGTCGCGCCTCCCGGAGGAGGCTCTGCGGCGTGAACTCGGACGCGGCGCGGATCCGCTTGTGCGCCAGCAAGGGCACAGCCGCTCGGGTCATCGTCACACGCGCTCTCCCCGTCCGGTCTTCCCCGGTCGACGGTCGATCGGACGACACTGTCCTCGCGTTCCGCTCACGGCACCGGCGTCGCGTGGACGGCAAGGACGGCCGCCAGCCGCGGGACCCGTCGGCGGGCGACGCGCTCCCAGCGGAGCGCCCAGCTCGCCACCAGCGGCCACGGCCCATAGTGCACGACGCGGCGTGACGCGTGGGGCAGAAAGCCCGCCGCCCGCAGGGCCGCCTGGATCTCGTCGTCCGTGGAGAAGTGAGCGTCGCGCCATACCGAGTCGACCATCCGCCGCTTGAGGCGCCGCCAGCGAGCCCAGAGCCCTTCGGCCCGCAGGACGGCCACGACGAGGCTCCCGTTAGCCGCCAGCCCTCGCCGGGCCTCCCGCAGGACTGCCAGGGGGTCGGCGATGAACTCGAGCCCCAGGATGATCGTCACCAGGTCGAGGCTCCCATCGCGGACCGGGAGCGCGGCGGCGTCGGCCTGGACGAAGGCCGGTCGTCCGGTGAGACTGGCGGCCTTCCGCCATGCCACCTCGAGGATGAGCCGCGAGCGGTCGATCCCGATGACCCGCCAGCCACGGCGCGCCAGTTCGAGGGCGTAGTTGCCCGTCCCGCACGAGAGGTCCGCGGCCCGCCCCGCTGCGGCCGGGGCGAGACCGAAGATGGCCTCCTTCTCGAGCTGATCGGTGAGACGCCCGATCGGGGTCCGGTACCAGGCGTCGTAGCGCTCGGCGGCCGCGTCGAAGGCCGTCACGGAGGTCGACGCGCTCAGGCTCGAGCCGCCAATGGCTCGCCGCCGCTCGGGCGCACGCTGACGGTGCCCTTGGCGGCAGCGACGGCGATGGCGCTCAGCGATGCCGAGGGCTGGCAGATGGCTATGCCTCCTCGAGGTCCTCCGGGACGGCGAGCGTATGGCCGGCTCACAGGGTCTTCAAGAACGCCAGGACATCCTCCAGGTCCTCGGGAGTCATTCGCCACCGGGGCATCGTCCAGTCCAGCGGTCGGCCGGCGGGATCGAGGCCCTCGGTGATGGCGCGCTTGATGAGGGCGTCGGTATAGGGCGGATGCTCCCGGCTCCCTTCGCCCTCCCGATGCTCCGCCTGGGTGAGCGCCTCATACCTGATGTCCGACGGGATGGCCCCGCCCATCATCACGGGGACGCCGCCGTGCCCCCGGACGCCGTGGCACGCCACGCACCCGCCCCCCTGCATGCTGATCCACATGGGCCCACCGGAGAGCGGGATCGGGCCGGTCCGCTCGCTGACGCCGGTGTAGTAGATCCGCTCGCCATTCGAGCTGTAGTGGCGCTTGCCGTACCCCCCGCCGAACCATCTCCCCATCATCCGCGGGCCCATCATGCCGGGCCCCCAGGTCGGCCCCGGACTCCACCCGCCTGCGGCCGACAGGAGCAGCAGACCGGCGCCGCCGATCATGATCAGGACGAGGCCGAGAATGGGATGGTGTCT is a window encoding:
- a CDS encoding nucleoside phosphorylase; translation: MTRAAVPLLAHKRIRAASEFTPQSLLREARREKGLRAGSVPEVCILDPDGDVVRHLVAAGRARREPSWPCYHTRLYVFRHGRERMGIVGGAVGAPFAVLVAEELFASGCRILISVTSAGEILAVRERPYFVLIERALRDEGTSYHYRAPAAFSHADRRLIHRVQAALAARRLPVVLGATWTTDAPFRETAAAIQAARARNLVAVEMEAAALYAFGHARRRPVVCFAHVTNQLGRLEGDFDKGAAGGAPAALAVIGATAKAWRPAPGILPGIGGLSSGAWRRGAR
- a CDS encoding cytochrome c; protein product: MRRHHPILGLVLIMIGGAGLLLLSAAGGWSPGPTWGPGMMGPRMMGRWFGGGYGKRHYSSNGERIYYTGVSERTGPIPLSGGPMWISMQGGGCVACHGVRGHGGVPVMMGGAIPSDIRYEALTQAEHREGEGSREHPPYTDALIKRAITEGLDPAGRPLDWTMPRWRMTPEDLEDVLAFLKTL
- a CDS encoding class I SAM-dependent methyltransferase yields the protein MTAFDAAAERYDAWYRTPIGRLTDQLEKEAIFGLAPAAAGRAADLSCGTGNYALELARRGWRVIGIDRSRLILEVAWRKAASLTGRPAFVQADAAALPVRDGSLDLVTIILGLEFIADPLAVLREARRGLAANGSLVVAVLRAEGLWARWRRLKRRMVDSVWRDAHFSTDDEIQAALRAAGFLPHASRRVVHYGPWPLVASWALRWERVARRRVPRLAAVLAVHATPVP